One genomic segment of Hymenobacter psoromatis includes these proteins:
- a CDS encoding FAD binding domain-containing protein has translation MNNFSYIQVASTKEATTAKAADKQAAFIGGGTTLIDIMKSDIEQHSLLIDINKLALLGIADDAATGLRIGALERMSAVGEHPLVVQGYPVISESLLASASPQLRNMASMGGNLLQKTRCGYYRDVAFPCNKRVPGSGCPAQTGDNRTLAILGGSPNCIATHASDLAVALVALDAKLTLESPKGTTRVVPLLDFYKLPGATPQLENHLAPGELIIAITVPAAAHARRSHYLKVRDRASYAYALVSAAVGLDVQNGVIKSARAALGGVGTVPWRVPAVEKYLVGKPVSEDNFRAAAALAVREAAPREHNKFKIELAQSTLTRAFLEIA, from the coding sequence ATGAATAATTTTAGCTATATCCAGGTGGCTTCTACGAAGGAAGCTACCACCGCCAAAGCGGCCGATAAGCAGGCCGCGTTTATCGGCGGTGGCACCACGCTGATTGATATTATGAAGTCCGATATCGAGCAGCATTCCTTGCTGATTGATATCAACAAGCTGGCGCTGCTGGGCATTGCCGACGACGCGGCCACTGGCCTCCGCATCGGCGCGCTCGAGCGCATGAGCGCCGTGGGCGAGCACCCGCTGGTAGTGCAGGGCTACCCCGTTATTTCGGAATCGCTGCTGGCTTCGGCTTCGCCGCAACTACGCAACATGGCCAGCATGGGCGGCAACCTGCTGCAAAAGACCCGTTGCGGCTACTACCGCGACGTGGCCTTTCCGTGCAATAAGCGAGTGCCCGGCTCGGGCTGCCCGGCCCAAACCGGCGACAACCGCACGCTGGCCATCCTGGGCGGCAGCCCCAACTGCATCGCTACCCATGCCTCCGACCTGGCCGTGGCCCTGGTGGCGCTCGATGCCAAATTGACCCTGGAAAGCCCCAAAGGCACGACCCGCGTGGTGCCGCTACTCGATTTTTATAAGCTGCCCGGCGCAACGCCGCAGCTCGAAAATCACCTGGCTCCCGGCGAATTGATAATCGCCATCACAGTGCCGGCCGCCGCGCACGCCCGCCGCTCGCACTACCTCAAGGTGCGCGACCGCGCTTCGTATGCCTACGCGCTGGTGTCGGCCGCTGTGGGCCTGGACGTGCAGAATGGTGTCATCAAGTCGGCCCGCGCCGCACTGGGGGGGGTAGGCACCGTGCCCTGGCGCGTGCCCGCCGTGGAAAAATACCTCGTGGGCAAGCCCGTTTCGGAAGATAATTTCCGCGCCGCTGCCGCCCTGGCTGTGCGCGAGGCCGCGCCCCGCGAGCACAATAAATTTAAAATCGAATTGGCCCAGAGCACCCTTACGCGGGCCTTTCTGGAAATAGCTTGA
- a CDS encoding (2Fe-2S)-binding protein gives MLPPDQSSDAANSAAAGPSRRTFLKQTGGLLGVALAPPLAGQAEAIADKMAPASPILSGPTNVSLTINGQTKNLRLEPRTTLLDTLREYLDLTGSKKGCDHGQCGACTVLVDGQRVNSCLTLAIMAQGKPITTIEGLAKGDDLHPMQEAFLKHDGFQCGYCTPGQIMSGVACVKEGHATTDAQTREWMSGNLCRCGAYPNILAAVREVAGQQAKG, from the coding sequence ATGCTACCCCCCGACCAATCTTCCGACGCGGCTAACTCGGCCGCCGCCGGCCCTTCGCGCCGGACTTTTCTCAAGCAAACCGGCGGCCTGCTCGGCGTGGCCCTGGCTCCGCCCCTGGCGGGCCAGGCCGAAGCCATCGCTGATAAAATGGCCCCGGCCAGCCCCATTCTGTCGGGGCCGACTAACGTGAGCCTCACCATCAATGGCCAGACCAAAAACCTGCGCCTGGAGCCCCGCACCACCCTGCTCGACACCCTGCGCGAGTACCTGGACCTGACCGGCTCCAAGAAAGGCTGCGACCACGGCCAATGCGGGGCCTGCACGGTGCTCGTGGATGGCCAGCGCGTGAACAGCTGCCTCACCCTGGCCATCATGGCCCAGGGCAAGCCCATCACCACCATCGAGGGCCTGGCCAAAGGCGACGACCTGCACCCCATGCAGGAGGCATTTCTCAAGCACGACGGCTTCCAGTGCGGCTACTGCACGCCCGGCCAGATTATGAGCGGCGTGGCCTGCGTGAAAGAAGGCCACGCTACCACCGATGCCCAAACCCGCGAGTGGATGAGCGGCAACCTCTGCCGCTGCGGGGCCTACCCTAATATTCTGGCCGCCGTGCGCGAAGTGGCCGGCCAACAAGCAAAAGGCTAG
- a CDS encoding ankyrin repeat domain-containing protein has product MRKVLLCLAATVALVAHAAVVAAQVVLPPDQIMQPHLDSGEGIALWVAGAAGMVAVLSGLMHFYIVLWGHQPPAAAAPAPTSRRRQQAAGLPVTKPATPPRYSIPQGVLFVVLGGYFVWMPLLYIRPKVQQEAIQQQCEDLRRHLGNDSLAMSPGLYLSYVRAGAVELNEDLGNGSTMLSSLVEAHRPDTVRTLLAAGATADAHAPGQYTPLLIAIDNFDVADVRLLLAAGANPSLAADNLPIFDAVYPAPSEDSSPISPRRAEARRQIVAALVAAGAQLNVRDNSYTPLMLAATNGQCDLLPVLLAGHPDRTLRLKTGETALDLAVAQHPACAPLLRAAHPAPPTGLLPALPPLRAAPRPVRAAGDTVTFNHQEYARWQAPAVEQQARDHHEEYPYGWFGTHVVGVLINILLSVVLSALLYFLHRAYRFLRGDHRPVAWAWLTVSSGSSTSSSSSDDDDQPDLEGIAGGGGVSGGGGAAGKW; this is encoded by the coding sequence ATGCGTAAAGTTCTCCTTTGCCTGGCGGCTACTGTTGCGTTGGTCGCTCACGCCGCGGTCGTGGCGGCTCAAGTGGTGCTGCCCCCCGACCAGATTATGCAGCCGCACCTGGACTCGGGGGAAGGTATTGCTTTGTGGGTAGCGGGCGCGGCGGGTATGGTCGCCGTGTTGAGCGGGCTCATGCATTTCTACATTGTGCTCTGGGGGCATCAGCCGCCCGCGGCGGCGGCCCCGGCCCCAACTTCCCGACGCCGCCAACAGGCGGCTGGCCTCCCGGTAACCAAACCGGCCACTCCCCCTCGCTATTCGATTCCACAAGGCGTGCTATTCGTGGTATTGGGGGGTTATTTCGTCTGGATGCCGCTCCTCTACATCCGGCCGAAGGTGCAGCAGGAAGCCATCCAGCAGCAATGCGAAGACCTGCGCCGCCACCTGGGTAACGACTCGCTGGCGATGTCGCCCGGCCTGTATCTGAGCTACGTGCGGGCCGGGGCGGTGGAGCTGAATGAGGACCTGGGCAACGGCAGCACCATGCTGTCGAGCCTGGTCGAAGCCCACCGCCCCGACACCGTGCGCACGCTCTTGGCGGCGGGGGCCACTGCCGATGCGCACGCACCCGGCCAATACACGCCGCTGCTTATTGCCATTGATAATTTCGACGTGGCCGACGTGCGCCTGCTGCTGGCCGCCGGGGCCAATCCGTCGCTGGCGGCGGACAACCTGCCCATCTTCGATGCGGTTTATCCGGCTCCCAGCGAGGATTCTAGCCCCATTAGCCCCCGCCGCGCCGAGGCCCGCCGCCAGATAGTGGCCGCCCTGGTGGCCGCCGGGGCTCAGCTCAACGTGCGCGACAACTCGTATACGCCCCTGATGCTGGCCGCCACCAACGGCCAGTGCGACCTGCTGCCGGTGCTGCTAGCCGGCCACCCCGACCGCACGCTACGCCTGAAAACCGGCGAAACGGCGCTCGACCTGGCCGTGGCCCAGCACCCCGCGTGCGCGCCGCTGCTGCGGGCCGCCCACCCCGCCCCGCCCACCGGGCTTTTGCCGGCCCTACCCCCGCTGCGGGCGGCCCCCCGCCCCGTCCGGGCCGCCGGGGACACGGTAACGTTCAACCACCAGGAGTACGCGCGCTGGCAGGCCCCCGCGGTGGAACAGCAGGCGCGCGACCACCACGAGGAGTACCCCTACGGCTGGTTTGGCACCCACGTAGTAGGCGTACTGATTAATATCCTCTTATCGGTGGTGTTGAGCGCTTTGCTTTACTTTTTGCACCGCGCCTACCGCTTCTTGCGGGGTGACCACCGGCCGGTGGCCTGGGCGTGGCTAACGGTGTCCTCCGGTAGCTCAACTTCCTCCTCTTCCAGTGATGACGACGACCAGCCCGATTTGGAGGGGATAGCCGGGGGCGGGGGTGTGTCGGGGGGCGGGGGCGCGGCGGGCAAGTGGTAG
- a CDS encoding DUF983 domain-containing protein, whose translation MSTSAAAAPIESSTLALLALRCPRCHRGKLFSYPATNITKFMDMPDVCPVCSQTFEPEPGFYFGAMYISFGFAVAIFAVCGVGLYYLAGDPDVWVYVVAVAVVTLVTTPLTFRYSRAVMLYLFGGTRYDSRWATRP comes from the coding sequence ATGTCTACTTCTGCCGCTGCCGCGCCCATCGAGTCTTCTACCCTAGCCCTGCTGGCGCTGCGCTGCCCGCGCTGCCACCGGGGCAAGCTGTTTTCGTACCCGGCCACTAACATAACCAAGTTTATGGATATGCCGGACGTGTGCCCGGTGTGTAGCCAGACGTTTGAACCGGAGCCGGGCTTTTATTTCGGGGCGATGTACATCAGCTTCGGCTTCGCGGTGGCCATTTTTGCGGTGTGCGGGGTGGGGCTATATTACCTGGCCGGCGACCCGGACGTGTGGGTGTACGTGGTGGCCGTGGCGGTCGTCACGCTGGTAACCACGCCGCTGACCTTTCGCTACTCGCGGGCCGTGATGCTGTATTTGTTTGGCGGCACGCGCTATGACTCGCGGTGGGCTACCCGCCCGTAG
- a CDS encoding AraC family transcriptional regulator produces the protein MKAATLPVLPLAAFPPAEATGPASRRPYYVQQLETHAARFPGVSAPHTHDFYLLLYLTRGGGTHTIDLQAYELRPGALFFLAPGQVHGWTLSADAAGYIVFFEAGFYQQRYPAGRLHGYPFFDPGQLPVVYLPPGHNDIAPLLAQLWAEVAPPRPEPDEEVVAAYLFLVLELAARGYPVASGPAAALGRQQVRRFSQLLNQHFWHEKTVAFYANALHVSPNHLTAVCQRVVGRPARSLILARVMAEAQRRLHYSADSVAQLAEALGYAEASYFSRAFKKHVGMTPEAFRRPR, from the coding sequence ATGAAAGCCGCTACCCTCCCCGTGCTGCCGCTGGCCGCCTTTCCGCCCGCCGAGGCCACCGGCCCGGCCAGCCGCCGGCCCTACTACGTGCAGCAGCTCGAAACCCACGCGGCGCGGTTTCCGGGGGTGAGCGCGCCGCACACGCACGATTTTTACCTGCTGCTCTACCTCACGCGGGGCGGGGGCACGCACACCATTGATTTGCAGGCGTATGAGCTGCGGCCGGGGGCGCTGTTTTTTCTGGCACCGGGGCAGGTGCACGGCTGGACGCTGAGCGCCGACGCGGCGGGCTACATCGTGTTTTTCGAGGCTGGCTTCTACCAGCAACGCTACCCGGCCGGCCGCCTGCACGGCTACCCCTTCTTCGACCCCGGCCAGCTGCCGGTGGTGTACCTGCCGCCGGGCCACAACGACATTGCGCCGCTGCTGGCCCAGCTGTGGGCCGAGGTAGCGCCGCCCCGCCCCGAACCCGACGAGGAGGTGGTAGCCGCCTATCTGTTCCTAGTGCTGGAGCTAGCCGCGCGCGGCTACCCCGTGGCCTCAGGCCCGGCCGCGGCGCTGGGCCGCCAACAGGTACGCCGGTTCAGCCAGTTGCTCAATCAGCATTTCTGGCACGAGAAAACGGTAGCTTTTTACGCCAATGCGCTGCATGTGAGTCCCAACCACCTCACGGCCGTGTGCCAGCGCGTAGTGGGCCGCCCCGCCCGCAGCCTCATCCTGGCCCGCGTGATGGCCGAGGCGCAGCGTCGGCTGCACTACTCCGCCGATTCGGTGGCCCAGCTGGCCGAGGCGTTGGGCTACGCCGAAGCGTCGTATTTCAGTCGGGCCTTCAAAAAGCACGTAGGCATGACCCCCGAAGCCTTTCGCCGCCCGCGTTGA
- a CDS encoding M1 family metallopeptidase: MRISLLAAGLGLLLAPLLGRAQTTNSGTDKFAQLETLLPTPNEYRTASGAPGPRYWQQRADYNIKVSLDDQKQAITGSETITYANLSPDVLTYLWVQLDQNILAKNSMTTATNVAQVTTGRFSFQELDNQLATAEFDGGYKITAVTTAGGQPLQHVINHTMMRIDLPTPLRPGQSVAFGIKWSYNINDQLKINERSGYEYFPTDKNYLYEIAQFYPRMAVYSDATGWQNKQFLGNGEFTLPFGNYKVSITAPADHIVGATGTLQNPDQVLTSAQRQRLVQARGAKKPVLIVSQDEATRNESSRATGTKTWTFAAQNVRDFAWCSSRKFIWDAMGITESGKSVLCMSYYPKEGNPLWGQYSTEVVAHTIKTYSKFTIPYAYPVAISVHGPVGGMEYPMICFNGGRPEKDGTYSADRKYGMISVIIHEVGHNFFPMIVNSDERQWTWMDEGLNTFCQYLTEQEWERGYPSRRGEPQNIVAYMRTDKSLQTPIMTNSESVLQFGNNAYGKPATALNILRETVMGRELFDYAFKTYATRWAYKHPQPADFFRTMEDASAVDLDWFWRGWFYGTDRCDISLEGVKYYRANTKNPGLENARLQQERQAQVPTLSAQRNATDIKQTAVDEKPELKDFYNGYDPLAVTEADKQRYFQYLKTLSPQQQQRLNGNLNLYELSLRNVGGLVMPVVIQMTYDDGTQDLVNIPAEIWRKNNEEVTKIIVSPKNVVSFVIDPYQQTADTDLSNNAYPRQPVASRFEMFQAGQAGNNAQQPLNPMQQAAVATPGTVDKPAPPSPMQRKEDKPNPDGRPARGTR; encoded by the coding sequence ATGCGCATTTCGCTACTAGCCGCCGGGCTGGGGCTGCTGCTGGCCCCGCTGCTGGGCCGGGCCCAGACCACCAACTCGGGTACCGATAAGTTCGCGCAGCTCGAAACGCTGCTGCCGACCCCCAACGAGTACCGCACCGCCAGCGGCGCGCCCGGCCCGCGGTACTGGCAGCAGCGCGCCGACTACAACATCAAGGTGAGCCTCGATGACCAGAAGCAGGCCATCACCGGCTCGGAGACGATTACCTACGCCAACCTCTCGCCCGACGTGCTGACCTACCTCTGGGTGCAGCTCGACCAGAACATTCTGGCCAAGAACTCGATGACGACGGCCACCAACGTGGCGCAGGTTACCACCGGTCGCTTCTCGTTTCAGGAGCTGGACAACCAGCTGGCCACGGCCGAGTTTGATGGTGGCTACAAAATAACGGCCGTGACCACGGCCGGCGGGCAGCCGCTCCAGCACGTCATCAACCACACCATGATGCGCATCGACCTGCCTACCCCCCTGCGGCCGGGGCAGTCGGTGGCCTTCGGCATCAAGTGGAGCTACAACATCAACGACCAGCTCAAGATAAATGAGCGCAGCGGCTACGAGTACTTTCCGACTGATAAGAACTACCTCTACGAAATCGCGCAGTTTTACCCCCGCATGGCGGTGTATTCGGACGCGACGGGCTGGCAGAACAAGCAGTTTTTGGGCAATGGCGAGTTTACGCTGCCCTTCGGTAATTATAAGGTGAGCATTACCGCGCCCGCCGACCACATCGTGGGGGCCACCGGCACGCTCCAAAACCCCGACCAGGTGCTGACCAGCGCCCAGCGCCAGCGCCTGGTGCAGGCCCGCGGGGCCAAAAAGCCGGTGCTCATCGTGAGCCAGGACGAGGCCACGCGCAACGAAAGCAGCCGCGCCACCGGCACCAAAACCTGGACCTTCGCCGCCCAAAACGTGCGCGACTTTGCCTGGTGCTCCTCGCGCAAATTCATCTGGGATGCGATGGGCATTACCGAAAGCGGCAAGTCGGTGCTTTGCATGAGCTACTACCCCAAGGAGGGCAACCCGCTGTGGGGCCAATACTCGACGGAGGTGGTGGCCCACACCATCAAGACGTATTCTAAGTTCACCATTCCCTACGCCTACCCGGTGGCCATCTCGGTGCACGGGCCGGTGGGCGGCATGGAGTACCCGATGATTTGCTTCAACGGCGGCCGGCCCGAGAAAGACGGCACTTACTCGGCCGACCGGAAATATGGGATGATTTCGGTGATTATCCACGAAGTGGGCCATAACTTCTTCCCGATGATTGTGAACTCGGACGAGCGCCAGTGGACCTGGATGGACGAGGGCCTGAATACCTTTTGCCAGTACCTGACCGAGCAGGAATGGGAGCGCGGCTACCCCAGCCGGCGCGGCGAGCCCCAGAACATCGTGGCCTACATGCGCACCGATAAGAGCCTGCAAACGCCGATTATGACCAACTCGGAGTCGGTGTTGCAGTTTGGTAATAATGCCTACGGTAAGCCCGCTACGGCCCTCAACATCCTGCGCGAGACGGTGATGGGCCGCGAGCTGTTCGACTACGCCTTCAAGACCTACGCCACGCGCTGGGCCTACAAGCACCCGCAGCCAGCCGACTTTTTCCGCACGATGGAGGACGCCTCGGCCGTGGACCTGGACTGGTTCTGGCGCGGCTGGTTTTACGGCACCGACCGCTGCGATATCTCGCTGGAAGGCGTGAAGTATTACCGCGCCAACACCAAGAATCCCGGCCTCGAAAACGCCCGTCTTCAGCAGGAGCGCCAGGCGCAGGTGCCTACCCTCTCGGCCCAGCGCAACGCCACCGACATCAAGCAAACCGCTGTGGACGAGAAGCCCGAGTTGAAGGATTTCTACAACGGCTACGACCCACTAGCCGTGACGGAGGCCGACAAGCAGCGCTACTTCCAGTACCTGAAAACGCTCAGCCCCCAGCAGCAGCAGCGCCTCAACGGCAACCTGAACCTCTACGAGCTGAGCCTGCGCAACGTGGGTGGCCTGGTAATGCCGGTAGTCATTCAGATGACCTACGACGACGGCACGCAGGATTTGGTGAATATTCCGGCCGAAATCTGGCGCAAGAATAATGAGGAGGTGACCAAGATTATCGTGTCGCCCAAAAACGTGGTGTCGTTCGTGATTGACCCTTACCAGCAAACCGCCGACACCGATTTGAGTAACAACGCCTACCCCCGCCAGCCGGTGGCCTCGCGCTTCGAGATGTTCCAGGCCGGGCAAGCGGGTAACAACGCCCAGCAGCCGCTCAACCCCATGCAGCAGGCAGCCGTGGCTACCCCCGGCACCGTGGATAAGCCCGCCCCACCCTCGCCTATGCAGCGCAAGGAAGACAAGCCCAACCCCGATGGCCGCCCGGCCAGGGGCACTCGCTAA
- a CDS encoding HupE/UreJ family protein codes for MSVFTTYLELGFRHICSWQATDHLTFLLALCAPYVLADWRRVLALVTSFTVGHSLTLALATLGLVQVNAPVVEALIPVTIMLTALLDMWRAGPALARRPARPASIIWAAPNALAVAFGLIHGLGFSTYLRELLGTQSRPVVELLSFNLGVELGQLLVVSAILLLGFIVLRGFRVARRDWVLVTSGAALGVAALLLLQLRK; via the coding sequence ATGTCCGTCTTCACCACCTACCTTGAGTTAGGCTTCCGGCATATTTGCAGCTGGCAGGCCACCGACCATCTGACCTTCCTGCTGGCTTTGTGCGCGCCCTACGTGCTGGCCGACTGGCGGCGGGTGCTGGCGCTGGTCACGAGCTTCACGGTGGGCCATTCCCTCACGCTGGCGCTGGCCACGCTGGGCCTGGTGCAGGTAAACGCGCCGGTGGTGGAGGCCCTCATTCCGGTCACGATTATGCTTACGGCACTGCTGGATATGTGGCGGGCAGGCCCGGCGCTGGCGCGGCGGCCCGCCCGCCCGGCGTCTATTATCTGGGCGGCTCCCAATGCGCTGGCGGTGGCCTTTGGGCTGATTCACGGGCTAGGATTTTCGACCTACCTGCGCGAGCTGCTGGGCACGCAAAGCCGGCCGGTAGTCGAACTGCTGTCGTTTAACTTGGGCGTAGAGCTGGGGCAGCTGCTGGTCGTCAGCGCTATTCTGCTGCTGGGCTTTATTGTGCTGCGTGGCTTTCGGGTGGCCCGCCGCGACTGGGTACTCGTGACCAGTGGCGCGGCGCTGGGCGTTGCCGCGCTGCTGTTACTGCAGCTCAGAAAATAG
- the dnaJ gene encoding molecular chaperone DnaJ, producing the protein MATGKRDYYEVLGIAKNAEGDVIKSAYRKMAIKYHPDKNPDDPTAEDKFKEAAEAYEVLSDGDKRARYDRFGHQAGGGGGHAQNMEDIFSQFGDIFGGGGGFEGFFGGGRGQGRRVKKGSNLRIKLKLDLEEIANGVEKKIKVKRYVACQPCSGTGAKNGTELKTCATCQGSGQTKRVVNTMLGQMVSASTCPTCHGEGKTISTTCDVCKGEGRQLHEEVIPINIPAGVANDMQLSMSGKGNFPERGGVPGDLLIQIEEEPHEFLKRDGNNIMFEQYISFVDAALGASLEVPTIEGKVKIKVEPGTQPGKILRLRGKGIKDLNGYGRGDQLIHLNVWTPKNVSSQEREMLEKLRDSDNFTPHPGKNEKGFFEKVKEYFA; encoded by the coding sequence ATGGCAACCGGAAAGCGCGATTATTACGAAGTATTAGGTATAGCAAAAAACGCGGAGGGCGACGTTATTAAGTCGGCTTACCGCAAGATGGCTATCAAGTATCACCCCGATAAAAACCCCGACGACCCTACGGCCGAGGACAAGTTTAAGGAGGCGGCCGAAGCGTATGAGGTGCTCAGCGATGGCGACAAGCGGGCGCGCTACGACCGGTTTGGTCACCAAGCGGGCGGCGGAGGCGGCCACGCGCAGAACATGGAGGATATCTTCTCGCAGTTCGGCGATATTTTCGGCGGCGGTGGCGGCTTCGAGGGCTTTTTTGGCGGCGGGCGCGGGCAGGGTCGGCGCGTGAAAAAAGGCTCCAACCTGCGCATCAAGCTTAAGCTTGATTTGGAGGAAATCGCCAACGGCGTGGAGAAAAAAATCAAGGTGAAGCGCTACGTGGCCTGCCAGCCGTGTAGCGGCACCGGGGCCAAAAACGGCACTGAGCTGAAAACCTGCGCCACCTGCCAGGGCAGCGGCCAAACCAAGCGGGTAGTGAATACCATGCTGGGCCAGATGGTGAGCGCCAGCACCTGCCCCACCTGCCACGGCGAGGGCAAAACCATCAGTACGACTTGCGACGTGTGCAAGGGCGAGGGGCGGCAGCTGCATGAGGAAGTGATTCCGATTAATATTCCGGCCGGCGTAGCCAACGATATGCAGCTGAGCATGAGCGGAAAAGGGAATTTTCCGGAGCGCGGTGGCGTGCCCGGCGACCTGCTCATTCAGATTGAGGAGGAGCCGCACGAATTTCTGAAGCGCGACGGCAACAACATCATGTTTGAGCAGTATATCTCGTTCGTTGATGCGGCGCTGGGCGCGAGCCTGGAGGTGCCCACCATCGAGGGCAAAGTCAAAATCAAGGTAGAGCCCGGCACGCAGCCCGGTAAAATTCTGCGCCTGCGCGGCAAAGGCATCAAGGACCTGAACGGCTACGGCCGCGGTGACCAACTCATTCACCTCAATGTGTGGACGCCCAAAAACGTGAGCAGCCAGGAGCGCGAAATGCTGGAAAAGCTGCGTGATTCGGATAATTTCACGCCGCATCCCGGCAAGAACGAGAAGGGCTTTTTTGAGAAAGTGAAGGAGTATTTCGCTTAG
- a CDS encoding nucleotide exchange factor GrpE produces MTDDNPMNPEDQPLTDPTAEHAAEQPLAAEDGANEAGSRTEMELADLKDKYLRLAAEFENYKRRTAKERSDLFKTANQELMVALLPVLDDFDRARLHTHDTQDPAALQNALDITYTKLNKTLQQKGLTAMNAKGGDFDAELHEAITQIPAPSDDLRGKIVEEIEKGYYLGDKVIRHAKVVLGQ; encoded by the coding sequence ATGACTGACGATAATCCTATGAATCCCGAAGACCAGCCGCTGACTGACCCTACTGCCGAGCATGCCGCCGAGCAGCCTCTTGCCGCCGAAGACGGGGCCAATGAAGCTGGCAGCCGCACCGAAATGGAGCTGGCTGACTTGAAAGACAAGTACTTGCGCCTGGCCGCCGAGTTTGAGAACTACAAGCGCCGCACCGCCAAGGAGCGGAGCGACCTCTTCAAAACCGCCAATCAGGAACTGATGGTGGCTTTGCTACCCGTGCTGGACGATTTCGACCGCGCCCGACTGCACACCCACGATACCCAGGACCCCGCCGCGCTGCAAAATGCGCTCGATATTACTTATACCAAGCTCAACAAAACCTTGCAGCAGAAGGGATTAACGGCGATGAACGCCAAGGGTGGCGACTTTGATGCTGAGTTGCACGAGGCCATCACGCAAATACCCGCGCCCAGCGACGATTTGCGCGGCAAGATTGTTGAGGAGATTGAAAAAGGCTACTACCTGGGCGATAAAGTTATCCGCCACGCGAAAGTGGTGTTAGGTCAATAG
- the obgE gene encoding GTPase ObgE, whose translation MANNNFIDYVKITCRSGKGGAGSHHFFRAKGLPNGGPDGGDGGRGGHIILEGSAQLWTLLHLQYRKHLFAQDGQGGAENLRTGAQGEDIVIQVPLGTVARDAETGEIKLEITQEGERRILTPGGRGGLGNDHFKTSTNQAPQYAQPGEPAVEEQVILELKLLADVGLVGFPNAGKSTLLSVVSAAKPKIADYAFTTLVPNLGVVAYREYQSFVMADIPGIIEGAAEGRGLGTRFLRHIERNSMLLFMIACDSPDLAAEYRVLLNELEQHNPELLDKKRLLAITKADLLDEELEAELLASLPPDLPPTVFISSLTNKNIQRLKDMIWGALHE comes from the coding sequence GTGGCTAATAATAACTTCATCGATTACGTTAAAATCACCTGCCGCTCGGGTAAGGGTGGGGCGGGCTCGCACCACTTTTTCCGGGCTAAGGGCCTGCCCAACGGCGGCCCCGACGGCGGCGATGGGGGTAGGGGCGGCCACATTATCCTGGAAGGCAGCGCCCAGCTCTGGACCCTGCTGCACCTGCAATACCGCAAGCACCTTTTCGCTCAGGACGGCCAGGGCGGGGCCGAAAACCTGCGCACCGGCGCGCAGGGCGAAGATATTGTGATTCAGGTGCCGCTGGGTACCGTGGCCCGCGATGCCGAAACCGGCGAAATCAAGCTCGAAATAACCCAGGAGGGCGAGCGCCGCATCCTCACGCCGGGCGGGCGCGGTGGCCTCGGCAACGACCACTTCAAAACCTCCACCAACCAGGCCCCGCAGTACGCCCAGCCCGGCGAGCCGGCCGTGGAGGAGCAGGTAATATTAGAGCTGAAACTGCTCGCCGACGTGGGCCTCGTGGGCTTCCCCAATGCCGGCAAGAGCACGCTGCTTTCGGTAGTGTCGGCGGCCAAGCCCAAGATTGCTGATTACGCCTTCACCACCCTCGTGCCCAACCTGGGGGTAGTGGCCTACCGCGAATACCAATCGTTCGTGATGGCCGACATTCCGGGCATCATCGAGGGCGCGGCCGAGGGTAGGGGCCTGGGCACCCGCTTCCTGCGCCACATCGAGCGCAACTCCATGCTGCTCTTTATGATAGCCTGCGACAGCCCCGACCTCGCCGCCGAATACCGCGTGCTGCTCAACGAGTTGGAACAGCACAACCCCGAGCTGCTGGACAAAAAGCGCCTGCTCGCCATCACCAAAGCCGACCTGCTGGACGAGGAGCTGGAAGCCGAGCTACTCGCCTCCCTACCCCCCGACTTGCCGCCGACCGTCTTCATCTCCAGCCTCACTAATAAGAACATCCAACGGCTGAAGGATATGATTTGGGGGGCGTTGCACGAGTAA
- a CDS encoding adenylate kinase, with translation MLNIVLFGPPGAGKGTQSQKLIAKYKLVHLSTGDLLRAQIAEGTALGLQAKKLMDEGFLVPDEVVIGMIDSALEKNKQATGFIFDGFPRTVAQAESLDRLLAKHSTGVACMVALEVGEQELVKRLLERGKTSGRPDDQDEAKIRRRVQVYNTETAQVAGFYDVQQKFHSLNGIGEIETIFGQISDIIDQHPVAKAETPAAATKEVRA, from the coding sequence ATGCTCAACATCGTCCTCTTCGGCCCGCCCGGCGCGGGCAAAGGCACTCAAAGCCAGAAGCTCATCGCCAAGTATAAGCTCGTGCACCTGAGTACCGGCGACCTGTTGCGTGCCCAGATTGCCGAAGGCACCGCCCTGGGCCTGCAAGCCAAAAAACTGATGGATGAAGGTTTTTTGGTGCCCGATGAGGTAGTTATCGGCATGATTGATAGTGCGTTGGAGAAAAATAAACAAGCTACCGGTTTCATCTTCGATGGCTTTCCGCGCACCGTGGCCCAGGCCGAAAGCCTCGACCGCCTGCTGGCTAAGCATAGCACCGGCGTGGCTTGCATGGTGGCCCTCGAAGTGGGCGAGCAGGAGTTGGTGAAGCGCCTGCTGGAGCGCGGCAAAACCAGCGGCCGACCCGATGACCAGGACGAAGCCAAAATCCGCCGCCGCGTGCAGGTATACAATACCGAAACCGCACAAGTAGCTGGCTTCTACGATGTTCAGCAGAAGTTTCACTCCCTCAACGGCATCGGCGAAATCGAAACGATTTTCGGGCAAATTTCCGATATTATTGACCAGCATCCGGTGGCTAAAGCTGAAACGCCCGCCGCCGCTACTAAAGAAGTGCGCGCCTAG